Below is a genomic region from Sphingopyxis terrae subsp. terrae NBRC 15098.
GATCGCCGCGGCAGCGCGCGCCGACGCGCCCGAGGCCGTGCTCAGCCCGATGCTTGTCGTTGGCGGCACCGACAGCCGCAGCATGGAGGGCGTGTCCGAGGACGTTTATCGCTTCATGCCGATGCACTTCACGCTGAAGGAATCGGCTATGATCCACGGCACCAACGAGCATATGGCCGTCGACAGCTTCAAACGTATGATCGATTTCTATGCGCGGTTGATCGCGACGTCAGCGGGATAGACTTGCGCCCCAAGCCTGTCTAAGGCGCCTTCCACGGTCGGGGAGTAGCGCAGCCCGGTAGCGCGCCTGCTTTGGGAGCAGGATGTCGCAGGTTCGAATCCTGTCTCCCCGACCAATGCTTCACCGCAGCGCCCCTCTGGCCGCGCGCGGCCATGCTTAACCCGCTGCTAAACAATCCGCTCTATGCTCGTGGGTCGAGATAGGGACCAGATATCGAGATGACCGGCGGCAGTCTGAAGAAACTGTTCGCGGCGCTGGCGGCGCTGTTTGCAGCACTATGCGCTGCGAGTCCCGCAATGGCGGCCAATTGCTATTACGCGACCGCTCAGGGATCGACCGGGCCCGCCGATTGGCAGACCTATTGCTGGCTCGACTTTACCGGTTACAGCGAAACGACGGCGCGATCGGCGTCCGGACAGAATTTTTCCTTCACCCTGTCCGACGGCACGGTGATGAGCTTCAACCTCAAGGTATCGGGGGCGGCGATGACCGCCGCTACATCGCCGTCCTGGTCGGGCAGTGCGGTCGGCAATACGGCTTTTCTTGGCATCGCCGGGCGTCCTATCATGTATCAGACCGCGGCCGGAACAACGACCATCGCAATCAGCAGCATCGCGCTGACGCCGCCCGCAGCCGGGACGATCAGCGCCTATATGTTTGTCGCCGCCGACGGCGAGTCGAGCAACGAAGGCGAATCGCTGCAGTTCCAGACCAATGGCGGCAACTGGCAGGAGCTCGATCGCGCCGGGCCGATCAGCGGCAGCACCTTTCCGACGACATCGGGGACGGGAACGAACAGCTTCACCGGAACGGGCGCCGCGGGAACCGTGGGTGCTTATATCATGGGGTCGACATCGCCGACGTCGGTGACCACGACTTTGGTAGGCGGGGGGCTGCAAGGCGCGATGTTCGCGGTGCGCTTCGCCTCGATCCGGCTGAACACGCAGATTTCGGGCGCACGCGCCAACCCGGCCGACCAGTTCACCTTTTCGGTCAACACGACGGGAACGGGATCGACGCTGGCAACGGGGACGTCGAGCGGCACCGGCCTTGGTCCCTTCACCTCGGCCGCGCTGTCGAGCTCGGCGGCGATCCCGCTGACGCTGAACCAGACGATGGCCGCCGGCAGCGTCAACAGCCTGTCGCATTATCGCTCGGTGCTGACCTGCACCAACACGGCAACCGGTTCGAGCACACCGCTGCCAACCAATGTCGTCACCACCGCCTATAATTTCGGATCGCTCCAGTTCGGCGATGCGGTGCAATGCACCTTTACCGAGACGCCTTATCCGCATCTGACATTGACCAAGGCTCTGGCAGCGTCCGGCCGTCAGTTCAGCGGCGACCAGTTCACGCTGACGATCGCGCAGGGTGCCACGGTGGTCGGCACCACGACCACGACGGGCAGCGGGGCGACCGTATCGAACGGCTCGACGCCGCAGGTACAGCTGAGCGCCGGCACGGCGTACAGCCTGTCGGAAGCGGCAGCCGGGACGACGACGTTGGGTCAGTATACGGCGACGATGAGCTGCACCAATGCGGCGACCTCTTCGACGGTCCTGCCGACAGCCGCGGGCGGCAGTGTGACGCCGCAAATGGGTGACGTGATCGCCTGCGTCATCACCAATACCAAGCGCGGATCGAACGCCACGCTGGCAATCGCCAAAAGTTCGACGCTGGTATCGGACCCGGTGAGCGGCACGGCGAACCCGAAGGCGATACCGGGCGCGATCGTTCGCTACAGCTTAACCGTCCAGAACAGCGGCCCGACTGCGACCGACAGCAACAGCGTGCTTATCGTCGACAGCTTGCCGGCGCAGATCAGCGTCGGGACCGCCGCGTCGCCGGTTTTCACCCAGGGGTCGCCGACGAGCGCGCTGACCTTCAGCGCCGCGAGCGATATCCGCTATTCCAATGCCGCAACCGCGCCAGCGAGCTTTGCCGCCTGCACCTATTCGCCGGTGGCCGCCTATGATCCTGCGGTGCGCTATGTCTGTCTGCGGCCGCAGGGCAGCATGGCGGGATCGACCGGCACGCCCACCAGCTTCACGCTGAGCATCGAGGGCCGGATCAACTGAGCTGGAGCGCGCACCCAGGCTGACAGAGGCGAAAAAGCAGCGCGCAAAGAAAAAGGCGGCCTTCCCGAAGGAAGACCGCCCTTTGTTTCGGTCATTGCCCCGAAGGGCTGTGACTTACTTCTTTTCTTCTGCCGTGGCAGCGGTCGCAGCCGAGTCAGCAGCGGCAGCGGCGGTGTCAGCAGCCATAGCAGCCGTGTCGGCAGCAGCAGCAGCCGAGTCAGCAGCCATAGCGGCGGTGTCCGCACCAGCTTCAGCAGCGGTGTCAGCAGCCGGAGCTTCGGTGGTCGCTTCTTCAGCAGCCTTTTCACCGCAAGCGGCGAGGGCGAACATGCTGGCAGCAACAGCGATAGCAGCAAACTTCTTCATGATGTGTGGGCTCCCTAAAATGCCATTCCGCGCTGGGGAAACTTTCCCGTCCCGCGAGCGGCGGGATTTAGACGTTCCGTACCAATCGTCAACAAAAATAATTGAGATGGCAGGCGCGCCCTGTTCTGATTACCCCGCGCTGTCCGTCATGGTAGCTCGGCATCGGCGCTATTTGCAAGCAGCCCGATCGTTACCGTCCAGGCGACCACATTTTGGCGGATTTGTGCGGGATCCACCTTGTCGAACGTGTCGTCGGGCGTGTGGTGGATATCGAAATAGCGTGTCCCATCTTGTTGCAGGTCGATGGTCGGCACCCCCGAATCGATCAGGGCGCCGACATCGGCGCCACCACCCGCAGGCAGCTTTCCGCGGGTGATTCCATAAGGCGCGAGTGAGGCGGCGATGCGGTCGGCAAGTCCGGCTGCGCTCTCGGGCAGCTTGAAATCGACGCGCCAGACGCGGTCGGCACCGAAATCCGACTCCATGGCAACGGCATGACGTTCCTTGCCATGGGCGTCGAAATAGGCCTTGCCGCCGAACACGCCGACTTCTTCGGCGCCGGCCCACAGGATGCGGATCGTTCGCCGCGGTTGGCCGGCGGCCATGATAAGCTTCGCTGCAGCCGTTATGATGCCGCAGCCCGCCGCATCGTCGATCGCGCCGGTGCCGAGGTCCCAGCTGTCGAGATGGCAGGCAATGATGACCGGGCTTGCCTTGGGATCGCTGCCGGGGACTTCGGCGATGACATTGCCGGACGGCTGATCGCCCAGTGTTTTCGGGGTCAGCAACAGCTTCAGCCGCAGCGGCTTGCCGTGCTGCCACTGCCGGACGAGCAGGTCGGCGTCGGGATTGGAGATGGCGCCTGCCGGGATCGGCGTGACACCGGCTTCGAAATTGGTCACGCCGGTATGCGGATTGCGATGGCTGTCGGTGCCGATCGATCGGATGACGATGGCGATGGCACCCTTTTTGGCGGCGGCGTTTGGACCGACGAAGCGCCCGCGTCCGAAATAGCCATAGCCGCTGCCGTCCTGCGCCGCCTTCATCTGGTTGTCGATGAAGACGATCTTGCCTTTGACCGCGGCATCGGGCGCGGCCTTCAGCGTGTCGAAGCTCGGGAAATAGGCGATGTCGCCCTCGATGCCGCCGGCACCGGTCGAGCCGCTGTTGCCCAGCGCGGCGATCGCGAGCTTCTGGGGGTGGAACGGTCCGGTGAGTTCGGCCGTCTCGGCGCCGCGGACCCAGACCGGCATGGCATAGGCTTCTTCACGAACATTGGCGAAGCCCATTGAACGCAGCCGTTCGACCGCCCATTTACGGGCAGCGGCCTCGGCTTCGGTCCCCGCCATGCGCGGTCCGATCTCGGTCGTAAGGTCTTCGGTGATCTTGAGCGCCGGGTCTTCGCCCGTTTGCGCCATCTCGACGGCGCTCGGCGCGGCAAAGGCGGCGGTGGACAAAAGACAGGCGGCGAGGCCGGTCAGGCGAGTGATGGTGCAGCGATGTGTCATGCCTCTGTCCTAACCAGCCAATACGCCCTGCCGCAAGCGTCGATTGCCAAGCGCGCGCCCATTCGCTAACCGGCCCGCGACCTCATTCTCTTCCGGCCGCGCGCTGCGCGGCTCAGCCAGTTTCGGAGCATTTCATGGCCGCCCAATATAGTTTCGTGATGAAGGGTCTGACCAAGACCTATCCCGGCGCGCAAAAGCCGGTGCTCAACGGCATCAATTTGCAATTCTATTCGGATGCGAAGATCGGCATCGTCGGCCCCAACGGCACCGGCAAGTCGACGCTGATGAAAGTCATGGCGGGCATCGACACCGATTTCACCGGCGAAGCGTGGCCGGGCGAGGGGATTACCCTCGGCTATCTGGCGCAGGAACCCGAACTCGATCCGACGAAGACGGTGAAGGAAAATGTCATGGACGGCGTCCGCCCCGTCGCCGACATGCTCGATCGCTTCAACGAGATCAGCGCGCTGATGGCCGATCCGCCCGAGGACGCCGACTTCGACGCGCTGATGACCGAAATGGGCGAGTTGCAGGAAAAGATCGACGCGGTCGACGGCTGGACGCTCGACAACCAGCTCGAAATCGCGATGGAAGCGCTGCGTTGTCCGCCGGGCGACTGGGGCGTCGAAAGCCTGTCGGGCGGTGAAAAGCGCCGTATCGCGCTGACGCGCCTGCTGCTCGAAAAGCCGTCGATCCTGCTGCTCGACGAACCGACCAACCACCTCGACGCCGAAAGCGTGGCTTGGCTCGAAAAGCATCTCGTTGATTATCCGGGCAACGTCATCCTCGTCACCCACGATCGCTACTTCCTCGACAATGTCGTGAACTGGATCCTCGAACTCGATCGCGGTCGCTATTTCCCCTATGAGGGCAATTATTCGACCTATCTGGAAAAGAAGGCGAAGCGCCTCGAACAGGAATCGCGCGAGGAAGCGGGCCGCCAGAAGGCGATCCGGGACGAACTCGAATGGATCCGGCAGTCGCCCAAGGCACGCCAGGCCAAGTCGAAGGCACGTATCAAGAGCTTCGACCAGCTCGTTGAAGCGCAGGAGAACCGCACCCCCGGCAAGGCGCAGATCGTCATTCAGGTGCCCGAACGTCTGGGCGGCAAGGTAATCGAGGTTCACAATGTCTCGAAGGCCTATGGCGACAAGCTATTGTTCGAAGATCTGTCCTTCACCCTGCCGCCGGGCGGCATCGTCGGCGTCATCGGGCCGAACGGCGCGGGTAAGTCGACGCTGTTCAAGCTCATCACCGGTCAGGAAACCCCCGACAGCGGCGAGGTCGTGATCGGCGACACCGTGCGCCTTGGCTATGTCGACCAGAGCCGCGATGCGCTCGACCCCAATAAGAATGTCTGGGAAGAAATCTCGGGCGGGCACGAACTGATGACGATCGGCAAGCATCAGATGCAGACCCGCGCCTATGTCGGCGCCTTCAACTTCAAGGGCGGCGACCAGCAGAAGAAGGTCGGCATGCTGTCGGGCGGCGAACGCAACCGCGTTCATATGGCAAAGATGCTGAAGGAGGGCGGCAACGTCCTCCTGCTCGACGAACCGACCAACGACCTCGACACCGAAACGCTCGCGGCGCTCGAAGAAGCGCTCGAAAATTTCGCCGGCTGCGCCGTGGTCATCAGCCACGACCGCTTCTTCCTCGACCGTCTGGCGACCCACATCCTGGCGTTCGAGGGCAACAGCCACGTCGAATGGTTCGAAGGCAATTTCGAAGCCTATGAGGAGGACAAGATCCGCCGCCTCGGCGACGAAGCGACGCGCCCGCACGCGACGACCTACAAGAAGCTGTCGCGCTAAAAATCGTGGCGGGGGAGGCGCCTATCTCGGCGAGCGCGATCCGCATGGATGCGGACGCGCTCAACGCCTTCATGGCCGAAGCCTTCCCCCACTCCGAACCGGGGTCGCGTGGCCATGTCGTTGCGGCCGCGCCGGGCCATATCCAGGCGCGCATCGATCCCAACGACAAGGCGCTGCGCCCCGGCGGGCTGATTTCCGGCCCGACGCAGATGGGCTTTGCCGATATGGCCGCCTACGCCCTCGTCCTCGCCCATATCGGCCCCGTCGCGATGGCGGTGACGAGCGCGCTCAACTATCAGTTCCTGCGCCCGTGCCGACCGGGCCCGGTCATGGCCGACGCCTATATGCTGCGCCTTGGCAAGCGGCTCGCGGTGATGGATGTCCGCGTGTGGACCGACGATCCCGACAAGCCGGTCGGACAGGCGAACGTGACCTACGCCATTCCCTAGGCGGGCGTGCATCCTGGCAAATGGCCGGTTACGACCAATTGTTGCCGCTTAAGGCGAATTGTTCGGCCGCCATTGCAGACATTGTCGAGGTATGAGATTAGCAGCTATGGGCGCTCTCTATTCCATCACATTCGACCCGAGAAGCGGCAGACCTATTCCCCCTATGTGGTGGAAACTCGTTCCGTTCTTTACAGTTCAGGCTTGGGTTGTGGCCGCCCTGATGGCATTTGCGGTCGGCCTAGCCATTCGTGATGGCCAGACAGATTGGATCGTCGGGCCGTCTGTCGCCGGGGTGGCGGTATTGCTGTTCACTTATTGGCACCGAGCGTGCATTGCCCGAGCAAAGCTTCACTTTGCCGATCTGATTGCGAGATACGAATCTGCGCTGTCACAATAAGGCGATGTCAGCTTTGA
It encodes:
- a CDS encoding M28 family peptidase, yielding MTHRCTITRLTGLAACLLSTAAFAAPSAVEMAQTGEDPALKITEDLTTEIGPRMAGTEAEAAARKWAVERLRSMGFANVREEAYAMPVWVRGAETAELTGPFHPQKLAIAALGNSGSTGAGGIEGDIAYFPSFDTLKAAPDAAVKGKIVFIDNQMKAAQDGSGYGYFGRGRFVGPNAAAKKGAIAIVIRSIGTDSHRNPHTGVTNFEAGVTPIPAGAISNPDADLLVRQWQHGKPLRLKLLLTPKTLGDQPSGNVIAEVPGSDPKASPVIIACHLDSWDLGTGAIDDAAGCGIITAAAKLIMAAGQPRRTIRILWAGAEEVGVFGGKAYFDAHGKERHAVAMESDFGADRVWRVDFKLPESAAGLADRIAASLAPYGITRGKLPAGGGADVGALIDSGVPTIDLQQDGTRYFDIHHTPDDTFDKVDPAQIRQNVVAWTVTIGLLANSADAELP
- a CDS encoding PaaI family thioesterase; this translates as MAGEAPISASAIRMDADALNAFMAEAFPHSEPGSRGHVVAAAPGHIQARIDPNDKALRPGGLISGPTQMGFADMAAYALVLAHIGPVAMAVTSALNYQFLRPCRPGPVMADAYMLRLGKRLAVMDVRVWTDDPDKPVGQANVTYAIP
- the ettA gene encoding energy-dependent translational throttle protein EttA; the encoded protein is MAAQYSFVMKGLTKTYPGAQKPVLNGINLQFYSDAKIGIVGPNGTGKSTLMKVMAGIDTDFTGEAWPGEGITLGYLAQEPELDPTKTVKENVMDGVRPVADMLDRFNEISALMADPPEDADFDALMTEMGELQEKIDAVDGWTLDNQLEIAMEALRCPPGDWGVESLSGGEKRRIALTRLLLEKPSILLLDEPTNHLDAESVAWLEKHLVDYPGNVILVTHDRYFLDNVVNWILELDRGRYFPYEGNYSTYLEKKAKRLEQESREEAGRQKAIRDELEWIRQSPKARQAKSKARIKSFDQLVEAQENRTPGKAQIVIQVPERLGGKVIEVHNVSKAYGDKLLFEDLSFTLPPGGIVGVIGPNGAGKSTLFKLITGQETPDSGEVVIGDTVRLGYVDQSRDALDPNKNVWEEISGGHELMTIGKHQMQTRAYVGAFNFKGGDQQKKVGMLSGGERNRVHMAKMLKEGGNVLLLDEPTNDLDTETLAALEEALENFAGCAVVISHDRFFLDRLATHILAFEGNSHVEWFEGNFEAYEEDKIRRLGDEATRPHATTYKKLSR
- a CDS encoding CshA/CshB family fibrillar adhesin-related protein, whose amino-acid sequence is MTGGSLKKLFAALAALFAALCAASPAMAANCYYATAQGSTGPADWQTYCWLDFTGYSETTARSASGQNFSFTLSDGTVMSFNLKVSGAAMTAATSPSWSGSAVGNTAFLGIAGRPIMYQTAAGTTTIAISSIALTPPAAGTISAYMFVAADGESSNEGESLQFQTNGGNWQELDRAGPISGSTFPTTSGTGTNSFTGTGAAGTVGAYIMGSTSPTSVTTTLVGGGLQGAMFAVRFASIRLNTQISGARANPADQFTFSVNTTGTGSTLATGTSSGTGLGPFTSAALSSSAAIPLTLNQTMAAGSVNSLSHYRSVLTCTNTATGSSTPLPTNVVTTAYNFGSLQFGDAVQCTFTETPYPHLTLTKALAASGRQFSGDQFTLTIAQGATVVGTTTTTGSGATVSNGSTPQVQLSAGTAYSLSEAAAGTTTLGQYTATMSCTNAATSSTVLPTAAGGSVTPQMGDVIACVITNTKRGSNATLAIAKSSTLVSDPVSGTANPKAIPGAIVRYSLTVQNSGPTATDSNSVLIVDSLPAQISVGTAASPVFTQGSPTSALTFSAASDIRYSNAATAPASFAACTYSPVAAYDPAVRYVCLRPQGSMAGSTGTPTSFTLSIEGRIN